One Candidatus Methylomirabilis tolerans DNA window includes the following coding sequences:
- a CDS encoding replication-associated recombination protein A, giving the protein MTADLFDRLPTPSQKVPAPLAERMRPRTLQEFVGQEHLLGEGKLLRRAMEAGELPSLILWGPPGSGKTTLAFLLAERCKATFQPFSAVTSGIKEIKEVIVRAQQERAYGRRTLLFIDEIHRFNKAQQDAFLPHVEGGTIVLIGATTENPSFEVIAPLLSRAKVVTLRPLTEDALMLILRRALDDQERGLGRLRIEADDEALRIIAGLGSGDARVSLNTLELAAQMVKEQPDGSRRLTAQIAQEASGRRTLLYDKTGEEHYNLISALHKSLRGSDPDASLYWLARMLASGEDPMYIARRVVRFASEDVGNADPQALQVALAAKDAYHFLGSPEGELALAQAVVYLATAPKSNAIYRAFGEAQRDVEQAPLEGVPLHLRNAPTALMKELEYGAGYQYPHNLPGAFAGQDYLPDKLKDRIYYHPTDRGLEAEIGRRLAEWRRRKVGTPS; this is encoded by the coding sequence ATGACAGCAGATCTATTTGACCGATTGCCCACCCCATCCCAAAAGGTTCCAGCGCCGCTTGCGGAACGAATGCGCCCAAGGACGCTCCAGGAATTCGTCGGACAGGAGCACCTGCTTGGAGAAGGGAAGCTCCTCCGGAGGGCCATGGAGGCAGGAGAGCTGCCGTCGCTGATTCTGTGGGGCCCGCCGGGCTCAGGCAAGACGACCCTCGCCTTTCTGTTGGCGGAACGGTGCAAGGCGACCTTTCAGCCATTCTCGGCCGTCACCTCCGGGATCAAGGAGATTAAAGAGGTGATCGTTCGGGCCCAGCAGGAGCGCGCCTATGGCAGACGGACACTCCTGTTCATCGACGAGATTCACCGTTTCAACAAAGCCCAGCAGGATGCCTTTCTGCCTCATGTCGAAGGGGGAACGATCGTGCTGATCGGGGCCACCACCGAGAACCCCTCGTTCGAGGTGATCGCCCCCCTCTTGTCCCGGGCGAAGGTCGTGACGCTTCGCCCGCTGACGGAGGACGCGTTGATGCTCATCCTTCGGCGCGCGCTCGACGATCAGGAGCGGGGGCTCGGTCGCCTTCGGATTGAGGCCGATGACGAGGCGCTACGCATTATCGCTGGGCTCGGTTCGGGAGATGCCCGCGTATCGCTGAACACCTTGGAGCTGGCGGCGCAGATGGTCAAGGAGCAGCCTGACGGGAGCAGACGGTTGACCGCACAGATAGCCCAGGAGGCATCAGGCAGACGGACGCTGCTGTACGACAAGACCGGAGAAGAGCATTACAACCTGATCTCAGCCCTGCACAAGAGCCTGCGGGGAAGCGACCCTGATGCCTCTCTCTATTGGCTTGCCAGAATGCTGGCATCGGGCGAAGATCCGATGTACATTGCCAGGCGCGTGGTCCGGTTCGCGTCGGAAGATGTCGGAAATGCCGATCCACAGGCCTTGCAGGTGGCGCTGGCGGCCAAGGACGCCTACCATTTCCTCGGCTCTCCAGAGGGTGAATTGGCGCTTGCGCAGGCCGTGGTGTACCTTGCCACCGCGCCTAAATCGAATGCCATCTACCGGGCCTTTGGTGAGGCGCAACGGGATGTGGAGCAGGCGCCGCTCGAAGGGGTGCCGCTACACCTGCGAAATGCTCCAACCGCCTTGATGAAAGAGTTGGAATACGGCGCCGGCTACCAGTACCCGCATAATCTGCCTGGGGCCTTCGCTGGCCAGGATTACCTGCCTGACAAGTTGAAAGACCGGATCTATTATCATCCTACTGACCGCGGACTCGAAGCCGAGATCGGCCGAAGACTTGCCGAATGGCGTCGTCGGAAGGTGGGGACGCCGTCGTAA
- a CDS encoding type II toxin-antitoxin system Phd/YefM family antitoxin has protein sequence MRAFGVGEARKRLKQIINQTETTDAVIALERHGQPVAIVLSVARYRKLLGEGAALLAARERGAGQRMKQALDLGQAFTRLKVDRRP, from the coding sequence ATGCGGGCATTTGGAGTCGGTGAGGCACGCAAGCGCCTCAAGCAGATCATCAACCAGACTGAGACCACCGACGCCGTGATTGCGCTGGAGCGGCATGGTCAACCTGTCGCCATTGTCCTGTCCGTAGCACGGTACCGAAAATTGCTGGGAGAGGGCGCGGCACTCCTCGCTGCGCGCGAGCGCGGGGCCGGCCAGCGCATGAAGCAGGCGCTCGACCTCGGGCAGGCCTTCACGCGCCTGAAGGTTGACAGGCGCCCATGA
- the topA gene encoding type I DNA topoisomerase, with product MPKSLVIVESPAKAKTIDKYLGKAFVVMASMGHIRDLPAKSLSVDVEHDFTPQYEIIAGREKVMAALKKAAKTADAIYLAADPDREGEAICWHLQQELGAAKKPVHRVTFNEITKRAVREAFNHPSTIDQQLVDAQQARRILDRLVGYQISPLLWDKVKRGLSAGRVQSVALRLIVDREREIKVFVKTEYWSVDVALEGRIPPAFMAGLHKIDGERVNLPNQERTDQVVGELSRQEFRVTDLTKKEKRRNPVPPFTTSKLQQEAVRKLRFTARRAMQIAQQLYEGIEIGQEGAVGLITYMRTDSVRVSQEAQTEAARYIAERFGQTFVPERPPAYRSGRGAQEAHEAIRPTSVYHDPASLRQFLTKDQLALYTLIWSRFVASQMLPALYDVTTATIQGGRFTLRASGRHQRFAGFMQVYIEGRDEASETKPVEAKDETAEGTTVEEEAELAIPPLEVGEQLRLLGVTPAQHFTQPPPRFTEATLVKELEELGIGRPSTYATILNVIQNRDYVVKTQGKFRPTELGGIVVDLLIESFPRVMDYEFTAKMETTLDEIEEGQKNWREEMQRFYEPFAQWVKEAAVGMRNIKAMEEKTDEICERCGSRMAIRWGRFGRFLACTNYPECKGTRELPPELKEENGTGEDASTSGETEATPCENCGRPMVMKRGRFGPFLGCSGYPECKTIRKISQAEAGGARPAPQPTDEVCEKCGSQMVLREGRFGRFLSCSTYPTCKHVKPISIGVDCPQCRSPLSERRTKRGRVFYGCTAYPKCAFAIWDRPIQEPCPRCGAAFLVEKKLRGGGVSIRCAAEGCAYAREADATAQVKA from the coding sequence GTGCCTAAGTCATTAGTGATTGTGGAGTCGCCTGCGAAGGCCAAGACAATCGATAAATATCTCGGGAAGGCGTTTGTCGTGATGGCCTCGATGGGCCATATCCGCGATCTGCCGGCCAAGTCGCTGAGCGTTGACGTCGAGCACGACTTCACTCCGCAGTACGAGATCATCGCGGGGCGAGAGAAGGTTATGGCGGCTCTCAAGAAGGCCGCCAAGACCGCTGACGCCATCTATCTCGCGGCTGATCCTGACCGGGAGGGAGAAGCCATCTGCTGGCACCTCCAGCAGGAACTCGGTGCTGCCAAAAAACCGGTCCATCGCGTCACCTTCAATGAGATTACAAAGCGCGCGGTGCGAGAGGCGTTTAACCATCCGTCCACGATAGACCAGCAGCTGGTTGATGCTCAGCAGGCCAGACGGATTCTGGATCGTCTGGTCGGCTACCAGATCAGTCCGCTCCTCTGGGACAAGGTCAAGCGTGGACTGTCCGCCGGACGGGTCCAGTCGGTCGCGCTACGCCTCATCGTGGATCGGGAGCGAGAGATCAAGGTGTTCGTCAAGACCGAGTACTGGTCGGTCGATGTTGCCCTGGAAGGCCGAATACCACCGGCATTCATGGCGGGACTGCACAAGATCGACGGCGAGCGGGTGAACCTGCCGAATCAGGAGCGGACCGACCAGGTTGTTGGGGAACTATCTCGACAGGAGTTCCGGGTCACCGACCTAACCAAGAAGGAGAAGCGTCGCAACCCGGTCCCACCGTTTACAACCAGTAAGCTGCAACAGGAAGCCGTCAGAAAACTTCGCTTTACGGCCAGGCGGGCAATGCAGATCGCGCAGCAACTGTACGAAGGGATTGAGATCGGTCAGGAAGGCGCAGTTGGTCTCATCACCTATATGCGGACCGACTCGGTCCGCGTCTCTCAAGAGGCCCAAACCGAAGCGGCTCGTTATATCGCCGAGCGATTCGGACAGACGTTTGTGCCGGAGCGACCCCCGGCCTATCGTAGCGGCCGTGGCGCCCAGGAGGCTCATGAAGCGATTCGCCCGACATCGGTCTATCATGATCCCGCATCACTTCGGCAATTTCTGACGAAGGATCAACTTGCCCTCTACACCCTGATCTGGAGCCGATTCGTAGCATCTCAGATGCTGCCGGCTCTCTACGACGTCACGACTGCCACAATCCAAGGCGGGAGATTTACACTTCGGGCCAGCGGCCGACACCAGCGATTCGCCGGCTTCATGCAGGTCTACATCGAAGGGAGAGATGAAGCGTCGGAGACCAAGCCGGTGGAGGCGAAGGATGAAACGGCTGAGGGGACGACCGTCGAAGAAGAGGCCGAATTAGCGATCCCCCCTCTCGAGGTTGGGGAACAGTTGCGGTTACTCGGTGTGACTCCGGCCCAGCACTTTACGCAGCCGCCTCCCCGTTTTACCGAGGCGACCCTGGTGAAGGAGCTGGAAGAGTTGGGAATCGGCCGCCCCAGCACCTACGCGACCATCCTGAACGTCATTCAGAACCGCGACTATGTGGTAAAAACGCAGGGCAAATTCCGACCTACTGAGCTCGGCGGGATCGTCGTAGATCTGTTGATAGAAAGCTTCCCTCGCGTGATGGATTACGAGTTCACGGCCAAGATGGAAACCACCCTGGATGAGATCGAAGAGGGGCAGAAGAACTGGCGTGAGGAGATGCAGCGTTTTTATGAGCCCTTTGCTCAATGGGTGAAAGAGGCCGCAGTCGGGATGCGGAACATCAAGGCGATGGAAGAAAAGACCGATGAGATCTGTGAGCGATGCGGGAGTCGAATGGCGATCCGGTGGGGTCGATTCGGCCGTTTTCTGGCCTGCACCAATTACCCGGAGTGCAAGGGAACTCGCGAGTTGCCACCGGAGCTCAAAGAAGAGAATGGGACCGGGGAGGATGCCAGCACTTCCGGAGAGACCGAGGCGACACCCTGCGAAAACTGCGGACGACCTATGGTGATGAAGCGCGGTCGGTTCGGACCCTTCCTGGGTTGCTCGGGATACCCTGAGTGTAAAACGATCCGGAAGATCTCGCAGGCGGAGGCCGGGGGTGCGCGGCCTGCGCCCCAGCCGACCGACGAGGTCTGTGAAAAGTGCGGCAGCCAGATGGTATTGCGGGAGGGACGATTCGGTCGTTTTCTTTCTTGCTCAACCTATCCCACCTGCAAGCATGTGAAACCCATCTCGATCGGGGTGGACTGTCCGCAATGCAGGAGTCCCCTCTCGGAGCGACGCACGAAACGGGGCCGGGTCTTTTATGGGTGCACCGCCTATCCCAAGTGCGCCTTTGCCATCTGGGATCGCCCGATCCAGGAACCCTGCCCACGGTGCGGGGCCGCCTTCCTGGTAGAGAAGAAGCTGAGGGGTGGAGGGGTCTCGATCCGTTGTGCGGCTGAAGGGTGCGCCTACGCGCGGGAAGCCGATGCGACAGCACAGGTAAAGGCGTGA
- a CDS encoding TTC39/IML2 family protein: MEYWAFVTAKGWPAYRSPRLRAVRGQVGAGRRVCCGVILGLLVLMSPDPSRADLWTDTKSQELMVTGTDHLLNLDYDLAEQAFAGLGDVDKTGLLAPFYQAFVTLMRLQDREPTRQETDDLLAAMRALIARAEARLTQVPEEPDLLLFLGMAWGSKAMIDGIQGNYFSAYQAIKRTRSYLDACLLHQPIRYDAYYGLGLYDSMLSRIAWYYRPFVHLALPPGDRERGLRELTMASERGVATRTLAKFGLLQTYTGIEKDFEKALPLADELLSRFPNNPELYFQAALVYSELGRFPEALEVGRRISANLELGRYHFTREMLPRYFQLMGKIYMDRGDYPTALSFFRKTIEQPTPRYAWVTAWAWTRTGMIHDLLEKRMEAERSYRMALAIKTDSIAKDAARRYLHEPYRKETARRTLPATRTEENTSSP; the protein is encoded by the coding sequence ATGGAGTACTGGGCGTTCGTGACGGCCAAAGGGTGGCCTGCCTACCGAAGCCCCCGCCTGCGCGCAGTGCGCGGGCAGGTCGGCGCAGGCAGGCGAGTCTGCTGTGGCGTTATCCTCGGGTTGCTGGTGCTCATGTCGCCCGATCCGAGCCGGGCCGACCTCTGGACCGACACAAAGAGCCAGGAGTTAATGGTGACCGGGACCGATCACCTTCTTAATCTCGACTACGACCTGGCCGAGCAGGCATTCGCCGGTCTTGGCGACGTTGATAAGACAGGGCTACTTGCGCCGTTTTACCAAGCCTTCGTGACGCTCATGCGTCTGCAGGATCGGGAGCCAACCCGCCAGGAGACAGATGATTTGTTGGCCGCGATGCGAGCGCTCATCGCCAGGGCTGAGGCGCGCCTCACACAGGTCCCTGAAGAGCCTGATCTCCTGCTTTTCCTGGGGATGGCCTGGGGCTCCAAGGCGATGATCGACGGCATCCAGGGCAACTATTTTTCAGCCTATCAGGCGATCAAGAGGACAAGATCATATCTCGACGCCTGCCTTTTGCACCAACCGATCCGGTACGATGCCTACTACGGTTTGGGGCTATACGACTCTATGCTTTCCAGGATCGCATGGTACTATCGGCCCTTCGTACACCTGGCGCTTCCACCTGGTGATCGTGAGCGAGGTCTGCGAGAGCTGACAATGGCGAGCGAGCGGGGCGTCGCGACTCGGACGCTGGCCAAGTTCGGCCTTCTCCAGACCTATACTGGCATCGAGAAAGACTTCGAAAAAGCCTTGCCGCTCGCTGATGAATTGCTCAGCCGATTCCCAAACAACCCGGAGCTTTACTTTCAGGCGGCGCTGGTCTATTCCGAGCTGGGACGATTCCCTGAGGCGCTGGAGGTCGGCCGTCGCATCAGCGCGAATCTGGAGCTAGGCCGATACCATTTTACGCGGGAAATGCTGCCGCGATACTTCCAACTTATGGGGAAGATCTACATGGATCGCGGCGACTATCCCACAGCCTTGAGCTTCTTTAGGAAGACGATCGAACAACCGACGCCGCGGTATGCCTGGGTGACGGCGTGGGCCTGGACTCGAACCGGCATGATCCATGACTTGCTAGAGAAGCGAATGGAGGCGGAGCGGAGCTACCGGATGGCGTTGGCAATCAAGACCGACAGCATCGCGAAAGACGCGGCAAGGCGATATCTTCATGAACCCTACCGCAAGGAGACGGCACGACGCACCTTGCCAGCCACCAGAACAGAGGAGAATACAAGTTCGCCCTAG
- a CDS encoding 3-hydroxybutyryl-CoA dehydrogenase, with the protein MASIKTVGVIGAGIMGSGIAQVVAQGGYTVVVREAEQRLLDTARQAIDGRLQRAVEKGRLTVEDKAALLGRIRWTLALEELRGADLIIEAITEDLLLKQDLFRILDRLCPPSTIFVSNTSSISIVALASVTERADRFAGLHFFNPVPLMKLVEVVRSIRTSAETFRIVSDFAVSLGKEPVTAKDQCGFIVNRLLVPYLLDGIRALEAGVASAADIDKAMRLGCNHPMGPLELADFVGLDTTYAIANIMFEEFREQRYAPPPLLKKMVIAGYHGRKSGRGFYDYTGPIPHTTDLGL; encoded by the coding sequence ATGGCTAGCATTAAGACTGTTGGAGTCATCGGTGCCGGTATCATGGGGTCCGGTATCGCGCAGGTCGTTGCACAGGGAGGCTACACCGTCGTCGTCAGGGAGGCGGAGCAGCGCTTGCTGGATACGGCGAGGCAGGCGATCGACGGGAGGCTGCAACGGGCGGTTGAAAAGGGACGGTTGACCGTCGAGGACAAGGCGGCGCTCCTTGGGCGGATCAGGTGGACCCTCGCCCTGGAAGAGTTGAGAGGGGCCGATCTGATCATCGAGGCGATCACCGAGGATTTGCTGTTGAAGCAGGATCTCTTCCGGATTCTGGATCGCCTCTGCCCGCCGAGCACCATCTTTGTCAGCAACACCTCATCCATCAGCATCGTAGCGCTGGCTTCTGTGACGGAGCGAGCCGACCGGTTCGCCGGCCTGCATTTTTTCAATCCCGTTCCACTGATGAAGCTGGTAGAGGTGGTCCGGAGTATTCGTACCAGCGCGGAGACCTTTCGGATCGTCTCCGATTTTGCCGTGTCGCTGGGAAAGGAGCCGGTTACGGCAAAAGATCAGTGCGGTTTCATCGTGAACCGCCTGCTGGTGCCGTACCTGTTAGATGGTATTCGCGCGTTAGAGGCGGGTGTCGCGTCTGCAGCGGATATCGACAAGGCGATGCGACTTGGCTGCAACCATCCGATGGGTCCCTTGGAGCTGGCCGATTTTGTCGGCCTTGACACGACCTACGCCATCGCGAACATCATGTTCGAAGAGTTTCGAGAACAGCGGTACGCGCCGCCTCCGCTTCTGAAAAAGATGGTCATTGCCGGTTATCATGGGCGGAAGTCAGGCCGGGGTTTTTATGACTACACAGGTCCGATACCGCACACAACGGACTTGGGCCTCTGA
- a CDS encoding type II toxin-antitoxin system HicA family toxin, with translation MMATFPADGPKARAVKTLEQLGFRLVREGSHLTMVRENPDGTQISLTIPNHSDIRGSTLRTICIQVGITRDEFLKVYEEM, from the coding sequence CTGATGGCCACGTTTCCGGCTGATGGCCCGAAAGCCAGGGCCGTCAAAACCCTGGAGCAGCTTGGCTTCCGGCTTGTCCGAGAGGGGTCCCATCTGACGATGGTACGTGAGAACCCGGATGGGACGCAAATATCCCTCACTATACCTAATCACTCCGATATCAGAGGCTCGACGCTCCGCACCATCTGCATTCAAGTGGGTATCACCAGAGACGAATTCCTCAAAGTCTACGAAGAGATGTGA
- the pyrF gene encoding orotidine-5'-phosphate decarboxylase produces the protein MHKTPELIVALDVGDLASAAVIVEQLYPTVTLFKVGLQLFTAEGPRAVEAVRQRGGDVFLDLKLHDIPNTVAAAVREAVRLRAVMCTLHASGGRSMLQAATAAVAASGAPMRLLAVTVLTSLDSHGLGEIVGGTPDLTTQVVRLASLAAEAGLDGVVASPHEIGVLRAALGPSMRLVIPGIRPAWAAADDQRRVMTPQEAAVAGADYLVIGRPITAAADPVKATRRILDDLKAVAYDDSRSI, from the coding sequence ATGCACAAAACACCCGAACTGATTGTAGCCCTGGATGTGGGAGACCTGGCTTCAGCCGCCGTGATCGTAGAGCAACTGTATCCTACAGTGACACTGTTCAAGGTAGGTCTCCAGCTCTTCACGGCTGAGGGTCCGCGGGCGGTGGAGGCGGTCAGGCAGCGGGGTGGAGACGTCTTTCTGGATCTGAAGCTGCACGATATCCCGAATACCGTGGCCGCAGCGGTCCGCGAGGCCGTAAGGCTCAGGGCGGTGATGTGCACGCTTCACGCCTCCGGCGGACGATCGATGCTGCAGGCGGCAACGGCAGCCGTCGCTGCAAGCGGCGCGCCCATGCGGCTGCTGGCGGTAACAGTGCTTACCAGCCTCGACTCGCACGGCCTTGGAGAGATCGTCGGCGGCACGCCCGATCTGACGACGCAGGTCGTTCGTTTAGCCTCGCTTGCAGCCGAGGCCGGACTGGATGGCGTCGTGGCGTCGCCGCACGAAATCGGCGTGCTGCGGGCAGCGTTGGGACCGTCGATGCGGCTTGTCATCCCAGGCATCCGCCCGGCATGGGCTGCAGCCGATGACCAGCGCCGGGTCATGACTCCACAAGAGGCGGCTGTTGCGGGCGCGGACTACCTGGTGATCGGCCGGCCGATTACGGCAGCAGCCGATCCGGTCAAGGCGACCCGCCGGATCCTGGATGACCTCAAGGCGGTGGCGTACGATGACAGCAGATCTATTTGA
- the trmFO gene encoding methylenetetrahydrofolate--tRNA-(uracil(54)-C(5))-methyltransferase (FADH(2)-oxidizing) TrmFO — MRSTQTGIIVVGGGLAGSEAAWQAAERGARVRLYEMRPVCPTPAHKTDRLAELVCSNSLKSDSPENCHGLLKQELTAYGSVIMLAARAHAIPAGSALAVDRDAFAAEVTARLTEHPRITIVRDEVKAIPEEKPVIIATGPLTSDRMAGALRDRFVDYLASADPSADTRDLLYFYDAISPIIAGDSIDHAVAFAASRYNKGGDDYLNCPFTQETYRRFWETIRSAELTPIHAFEEARYFERCLPIEVLAARGEDALRFGPMKPVGLIDPQTGRRPYAVVQLRLENREGTMYNMVGFQTRLKWGDQRRIFRTIPGLSDAEFLRYGSIHRNTFIAAPALLRETMQLKGDPGILLAGQLTGVEGYLESAGTGLLAGINAVKLLRGEAPVMLPTTTALGSLIHHICHANPRGFQPMNVNFGLLPPLDEPIRAKQERRQALAHRALRDLPGLT, encoded by the coding sequence GTGCGTAGCACGCAGACAGGGATCATCGTGGTTGGTGGTGGTCTGGCCGGAAGCGAGGCCGCCTGGCAGGCGGCGGAGCGAGGCGCCCGTGTGCGTCTCTACGAGATGCGGCCGGTCTGCCCCACCCCCGCCCACAAGACCGACCGGCTGGCCGAGCTGGTGTGCAGCAACTCCCTAAAGTCGGATTCGCCGGAGAATTGTCACGGCCTGCTAAAGCAGGAACTCACCGCCTATGGGTCGGTGATCATGCTTGCTGCCAGGGCACACGCGATCCCAGCGGGATCGGCGCTGGCCGTTGACCGTGATGCCTTTGCTGCCGAGGTGACCGCACGGCTCACCGAACATCCGCGCATTACTATTGTTCGGGACGAGGTCAAGGCGATACCGGAAGAGAAGCCGGTAATTATCGCGACCGGCCCACTGACCTCAGACCGGATGGCCGGCGCGCTGCGCGATCGATTCGTAGACTATTTGGCATCAGCGGACCCGTCTGCCGATACGCGCGATCTGCTCTACTTCTATGACGCCATCTCGCCGATCATCGCCGGAGATTCCATCGATCATGCTGTAGCCTTTGCCGCCTCTCGCTACAACAAGGGAGGGGACGATTATTTGAACTGCCCTTTCACGCAGGAGACCTATCGACGTTTTTGGGAAACGATTCGATCCGCGGAGCTGACACCGATCCATGCATTCGAAGAGGCGCGGTACTTCGAACGGTGTCTCCCTATCGAGGTGTTGGCGGCTCGAGGCGAAGACGCCTTGCGGTTCGGGCCGATGAAACCGGTAGGTCTGATCGATCCTCAGACCGGACGACGGCCTTACGCCGTCGTCCAGCTCCGGCTGGAGAACCGGGAAGGAACAATGTACAATATGGTAGGATTTCAGACCCGCCTGAAGTGGGGTGATCAGCGTCGCATTTTTCGAACGATTCCCGGCCTCAGCGACGCCGAGTTCCTCAGATACGGCTCGATCCATCGCAATACCTTCATCGCTGCGCCGGCGCTACTCCGGGAAACGATGCAATTGAAAGGGGATCCTGGGATCTTGCTTGCTGGGCAACTCACCGGCGTAGAGGGATACCTGGAATCAGCCGGAACCGGACTCTTGGCCGGTATCAATGCGGTCAAGCTCCTGCGAGGAGAGGCCCCGGTTATGCTGCCCACGACCACCGCCCTTGGATCCCTCATCCATCACATCTGCCATGCGAATCCCCGCGGCTTCCAGCCGATGAATGTGAATTTTGGCCTGCTCCCTCCGCTTGATGAACCAATCCGGGCAAAGCAGGAAAGACGACAGGCCCTCGCCCACCGCGCCCTCCGCGATTTGCCTGGTCTGACGTGA
- the glgA gene encoding glycogen synthase GlgA, which translates to MKILFAASEAAPFAHTGGLGDVIGALPKALGRLGHDVRLIMPLYRTVDAQRHQLRIVTSGLSVPAASSPQAVDVLEGNLSSEVPVYFVRHDPSFDRDGLYQTASAEDYPDNAERFALFCRAALEVCRQVDFQPEVLHAHDWQTALLPVYLKTTLYNDPFFQKTATVFTIHNLGYQGLFPSEVLPKLMLPRELFTPAGLEFYGKGNLLKGGLLFADLLTTVSRRYSQEIQTMDQGVGLDGILRERKGDLFGVLNGIDPEEWNPADDPHIVAHYTIDDLSGKARCKTDLQERFKLPVKATVPLLAVISRLVEQKGLDLLRDILETLMTLNVQLVLLGSGGKELEATFHEAAAKYPSKLAVRIGFDVPLSHQIEAGADLFLMPSRYEPCGLNQMYSLVYGAIPVVRATGGLDDTIAQFDPVTGQGNGFRFEDSTADAFLQAIRQALVLYHEKALWHRLITNAMAADFTWDRSAREYGQLYRHAAEKKGKQ; encoded by the coding sequence GTGAAAATTCTATTTGCGGCTTCCGAGGCTGCGCCGTTCGCCCATACGGGCGGACTAGGTGACGTGATCGGCGCCTTGCCAAAGGCGCTCGGTCGGCTTGGACACGATGTCCGACTTATCATGCCGCTCTACCGCACTGTGGATGCGCAGCGACACCAACTCCGAATCGTCACAAGCGGGTTGAGTGTTCCGGCAGCCTCCAGCCCGCAAGCAGTGGACGTGCTGGAGGGAAACCTCTCCAGCGAGGTCCCGGTCTACTTTGTTCGCCACGATCCCTCGTTTGATCGCGACGGCCTCTATCAGACCGCATCCGCAGAGGATTACCCTGACAATGCGGAGCGCTTCGCTCTATTCTGCCGGGCGGCTCTGGAGGTATGCCGACAGGTCGATTTTCAGCCGGAGGTTCTGCATGCTCACGACTGGCAGACGGCGCTGCTCCCTGTCTACCTGAAGACTACCCTTTACAACGACCCATTTTTTCAGAAGACTGCAACGGTTTTCACCATCCATAATCTGGGCTATCAGGGCCTCTTCCCATCCGAGGTGTTGCCGAAACTGATGCTGCCTCGAGAGTTGTTTACGCCGGCTGGACTTGAGTTCTACGGGAAGGGCAATCTACTGAAAGGCGGACTGCTCTTCGCTGACCTTCTGACTACGGTGAGCCGCCGCTACAGCCAGGAGATCCAGACTATGGACCAAGGGGTCGGTCTGGACGGCATCCTCAGAGAGCGGAAGGGCGATCTGTTCGGCGTATTAAATGGGATCGATCCGGAGGAATGGAACCCGGCCGACGATCCTCACATCGTCGCGCACTACACGATCGACGATCTTTCGGGCAAGGCCCGGTGCAAGACGGATCTGCAGGAGCGATTCAAGCTTCCGGTCAAGGCGACTGTACCGCTGCTGGCCGTAATCTCCAGGCTGGTCGAACAGAAGGGGCTCGACCTGCTGCGCGATATTCTGGAGACGTTGATGACGCTGAACGTGCAACTCGTCCTGCTGGGAAGCGGCGGGAAGGAACTCGAAGCGACCTTTCACGAGGCAGCGGCCAAGTACCCGTCCAAGCTGGCTGTCCGGATCGGCTTCGACGTTCCGCTATCGCATCAGATCGAAGCGGGCGCGGACCTTTTCCTGATGCCATCGCGGTACGAGCCATGCGGCCTGAACCAGATGTACAGCCTGGTCTACGGAGCGATTCCGGTCGTCCGCGCTACTGGCGGGCTGGACGACACCATTGCCCAATTCGATCCCGTAACGGGGCAGGGAAACGGATTCAGATTCGAGGATTCGACTGCGGACGCCTTTCTCCAGGCCATCCGGCAGGCGTTGGTGTTATATCACGAGAAGGCCTTGTGGCATCGGCTGATCACCAATGCTATGGCCGCTGACTTTACCTGGGATCGTTCTGCCAGAGAATACGGGCAGCTCTATCGGCACGCTGCCGAGAAGAAAGGCAAGCAGTAG
- a CDS encoding nucleotidyltransferase — protein MRYREFLAALRKAQKEAAQHGVQLCLIGGMAVSVWGTPRATNDVDFLIWHPDRTGLDRFFRALREAYPESDYFPITEGMIARSLRVAYPGGLHINWIEPRYGWQVEMLQRAPLIQIGRTALPVIDVVDLIAMKLKAGGAKGDADASNLFQTIRGQPTLVQRLQDVASRLRVDRKLTRLIHAKR, from the coding sequence ATGAGGTACCGCGAATTCCTGGCCGCCCTGCGAAAGGCGCAAAAGGAAGCCGCCCAGCATGGGGTCCAGCTCTGTCTCATCGGGGGCATGGCAGTCTCGGTTTGGGGAACACCGAGGGCAACCAATGACGTCGACTTCCTTATCTGGCATCCGGATCGGACCGGGCTGGATCGGTTCTTCCGAGCGCTGCGGGAGGCCTATCCCGAATCAGACTACTTTCCCATCACCGAAGGCATGATCGCTCGGTCACTCCGCGTAGCCTATCCGGGGGGCCTGCACATCAATTGGATCGAACCTCGGTATGGCTGGCAGGTAGAGATGCTGCAGCGGGCCCCCTTGATCCAGATTGGCCGAACGGCCTTGCCAGTCATCGACGTCGTGGACTTGATAGCGATGAAGCTGAAAGCCGGCGGGGCCAAAGGCGACGCGGATGCGTCGAACCTCTTTCAGACCATTCGCGGGCAGCCCACCTTGGTCCAACGGCTTCAAGACGTTGCCAGCCGCCTTCGCGTTGACCGCAAGCTGACCCGTCTGATTCACGCCAAGCGATGA